From Aerosticca soli, a single genomic window includes:
- a CDS encoding PaaI family thioesterase → MATALQDLAAPDGICYGCGSAHPHGLHIKSYWHEDGVHVVATHTPDPQFTGWPGLVYGGLIAMLVDCHSNWTAMAYHYRAEGREPGSLPRIDCVTGRLGVEYLKPTPMGVPLSLKAWVEGPVERKSRVLCEVRAGEVLTARGDSVFVRVDTARLAAAAHGR, encoded by the coding sequence TTGGCCACCGCCCTGCAAGACCTCGCCGCGCCGGACGGCATCTGCTACGGCTGCGGCAGCGCCCATCCGCACGGCCTGCACATCAAAAGCTACTGGCACGAGGATGGCGTGCACGTCGTCGCCACGCATACTCCGGACCCGCAGTTCACCGGCTGGCCGGGATTGGTGTACGGCGGGCTCATCGCCATGCTGGTCGACTGCCATTCCAACTGGACGGCGATGGCCTACCACTACCGCGCCGAGGGGCGCGAGCCGGGCAGCCTGCCGCGCATCGACTGCGTCACCGGCCGGCTCGGCGTCGAATATCTGAAGCCCACGCCGATGGGCGTGCCGCTCTCGCTCAAGGCCTGGGTCGAGGGGCCGGTCGAACGCAAGAGCCGGGTGCTCTGCGAGGTGCGCGCCGGCGAGGTGCTGACCGCGCGCGGCGACTCGGTGTTCGTGCGCGTGGACACCGCGCGACTGGCCGCCGCCGCGCACGGCCGCTGA
- a CDS encoding YciI family protein — MWFAIIATEHPDSLAARQAARPAHIARVKELLDQGRLLLGGPFPAIEAEDPGPAGFTGSLIVAEFPSLAEAERWAAEDPFVAAGVYANITVKPFRKTLP; from the coding sequence ATGTGGTTTGCGATCATCGCCACGGAGCACCCGGATTCCCTCGCGGCCCGGCAGGCCGCGCGCCCTGCCCATATCGCCCGTGTGAAGGAGCTGCTCGATCAGGGGCGCTTGCTGCTGGGCGGCCCGTTCCCCGCGATCGAGGCGGAGGACCCCGGTCCGGCGGGCTTCACCGGCAGCCTGATCGTGGCCGAATTCCCGAGCCTGGCCGAGGCCGAGCGCTGGGCCGCGGAGGATCCCTTCGTCGCCGCCGGCGTGTACGCGAACATCACGGTCAAGCCGTTCCGCAAGACGCTGCCATGA
- a CDS encoding BolA family protein, whose translation MSEAVAGEIRRRLAVALTPQTLEVVDEGHLHAGHAHAGKGHYRVRIVSAAFAGVPPLRRHRMVYAALDDLLEQGIHALSIEAHPPV comes from the coding sequence ATGAGCGAGGCGGTGGCCGGCGAGATCCGCCGGCGTCTGGCCGTGGCGCTGACGCCGCAGACGCTCGAGGTGGTCGACGAAGGCCATCTGCATGCCGGACACGCGCATGCCGGCAAGGGGCACTACCGGGTCCGCATCGTCAGCGCCGCCTTTGCCGGCGTGCCGCCCCTGCGTCGCCACCGCATGGTCTATGCCGCGCTGGATGATCTGCTGGAGCAGGGCATCCATGCCTTGAGCATCGAGGCCCATCCGCCTGTCTAG
- the smc gene encoding chromosome segregation protein SMC yields the protein MRLTTIKLAGFKSFVDPTTLHLPTNMTGVVGPNGCGKSNIIDAIRWVMGESAASRLRGDALTDVIFSGSSARKPVGQATVELIFDNADGAIQGEYAKYAEISVKRQVSRDGQSAYFLNGTRCRRRDITDLFLGTGLGPRSYSIIEQGMISQIIEAHPEELRTHLEEAAGISKYKERRKETESRIKATRENLERVKDVRDEVDKQLEHLNRQARAAERWKALKEEQLRKEAELRALEYRVLQRQHEAATQGLTAAELRIEERVAAQRQVEAELEAMRERHVQASDQLNAAQAEVYKVGAELARIEQQARHHRETAERLERAQAEAERERAGLLAHIADDEARLESLRRELAEGEPRLEALAQREDDTAQAQREAEARLADWQQRWEAHTRAAGEASRAAEVERTRLDYLDRQLLDLSRRRESLAAEQEAIDLAALDQAAGQLLEEHDAQRARVELLAERLEAHKHELAGVQEAARECQTRLDEARRQLETASGRLASLEALQHAALGQDEGAASAWLAAHGLAHARRLGAALTVDAEWERAVETVLAGLLDGVLVDDLAGLLAPLAGLDQADVSLFAAAHAATSAPPDTLAAHVRGPAAAMALLAHVFTAPDLAQAQQRASALAPGQSVITPAGEWLGYGWARVRRAQGNRLGVLAREREIRALQAQVEQWHALIEDAGSRLDALRVQAAQVERARDEVQRELYQAHRRQSELAGQWQGQRGKVETARARAARIAEELSTLQTQAEDWQAQAREARARLDTFIQRMGDLEDERRELENERRQLLEIREEARMNAREVADQARALALTLESRRTALAALTQSLERMQAQLRQLDARRQDYAEQLAAGTDPLAELDAQRQACLDQRLLVDRQLVEARQALETCDQALRRLEQQRHAGEQELTALREGLAEQRLAAQALAMRAGQLAEAIHAAGLEPQALLADLDEDSDPALWRSQLAELAQKIARLEPVNLAAIQEHAEQSERKTYLDHQLADLASAMETLEEAIRKIDRETRQRFKETFDKVNAGIQALFPRLFGGGHAYLELTGDDLLDTGVSIMARPPGKRPSNISLLSGGEKALTAVALVFAIFQLNPAPFCLLDEVDAPLDEANVGRFSAMVREMSEKVQFIFVTHNKATMEAASQLCGVTMREPGVSRLVQVDLAEAAKLAGAA from the coding sequence ATGCGCCTGACCACGATCAAGCTCGCCGGTTTCAAGTCCTTCGTCGACCCGACCACACTGCACCTGCCGACCAACATGACCGGCGTGGTCGGGCCCAACGGTTGCGGCAAGTCCAACATCATCGACGCGATCCGCTGGGTGATGGGCGAGAGCGCGGCCAGCCGTCTGCGCGGCGACGCACTCACCGACGTCATCTTTTCAGGTTCCAGCGCGCGCAAGCCGGTGGGGCAGGCGACGGTGGAACTCATCTTCGACAATGCCGACGGCGCGATCCAGGGCGAATACGCCAAATACGCCGAAATCTCGGTCAAGCGTCAGGTCAGCCGCGACGGCCAGTCGGCGTATTTCTTGAACGGCACGCGCTGCCGCCGTCGCGACATCACCGACCTCTTTCTCGGCACGGGCCTCGGGCCGCGCAGCTATTCGATCATCGAGCAGGGCATGATCAGCCAGATCATCGAAGCCCACCCGGAGGAGTTGCGCACGCATCTGGAAGAAGCCGCCGGCATCTCCAAATACAAGGAGCGGCGCAAGGAGACGGAAAGCCGGATCAAGGCCACGCGCGAGAATCTCGAACGCGTCAAGGACGTGCGCGACGAGGTCGACAAGCAGCTGGAACACCTGAACCGCCAGGCGCGCGCGGCCGAGCGCTGGAAAGCGCTCAAGGAAGAACAATTGCGCAAGGAGGCGGAACTGCGCGCGCTGGAATACCGCGTCCTGCAGCGTCAACACGAAGCGGCGACGCAGGGCCTGACGGCGGCCGAGCTTCGCATCGAAGAACGCGTGGCCGCCCAGCGGCAGGTGGAGGCGGAACTCGAGGCGATGCGCGAACGCCACGTGCAGGCGAGCGATCAGCTCAACGCCGCGCAGGCCGAGGTCTACAAGGTCGGCGCCGAACTCGCCCGGATCGAGCAGCAGGCGCGTCACCATCGCGAGACCGCGGAGCGGCTGGAACGTGCCCAGGCCGAGGCCGAGCGCGAGCGGGCCGGGCTCCTCGCGCACATCGCGGACGACGAGGCGCGGCTGGAGAGCCTGCGCCGCGAACTGGCCGAGGGCGAGCCGCGGCTGGAAGCCCTCGCGCAACGCGAGGACGACACCGCGCAGGCCCAGCGCGAAGCCGAGGCGCGGCTCGCCGACTGGCAACAGCGCTGGGAAGCCCATACCCGCGCCGCCGGCGAGGCCAGCCGCGCCGCCGAGGTCGAGCGCACGCGGCTGGATTATCTGGACCGCCAGCTGCTGGATCTTTCCCGCCGTCGCGAGTCGTTGGCCGCCGAGCAGGAGGCCATCGATCTCGCCGCGCTGGATCAGGCCGCCGGACAGCTGCTCGAGGAACACGACGCCCAGCGCGCACGGGTCGAGCTCCTGGCCGAGCGGCTCGAGGCACACAAGCACGAGCTTGCCGGCGTGCAGGAGGCGGCGCGGGAGTGTCAGACGCGTCTTGACGAGGCGCGCCGGCAACTGGAAACCGCGAGCGGCCGGCTGGCTTCGCTCGAGGCCCTGCAGCACGCGGCCCTGGGCCAGGACGAAGGGGCGGCCAGCGCCTGGCTCGCCGCGCATGGTCTGGCGCATGCGCGGCGGCTCGGCGCGGCGCTCACCGTCGATGCCGAGTGGGAACGGGCGGTCGAGACCGTGCTGGCCGGCCTGCTCGACGGTGTGCTGGTCGATGATCTGGCCGGCCTGCTTGCCCCCTTGGCCGGACTGGACCAGGCCGACGTCAGCCTGTTTGCGGCGGCGCACGCCGCCACGTCCGCCCCGCCGGACACGCTTGCCGCCCACGTGCGCGGCCCGGCGGCGGCCATGGCCTTGCTCGCGCATGTCTTCACCGCGCCCGATCTGGCGCAGGCGCAGCAGCGTGCCAGCGCGCTTGCGCCCGGCCAGTCGGTGATCACCCCGGCCGGCGAATGGCTGGGGTACGGCTGGGCGCGGGTCCGGCGTGCCCAGGGCAATCGGCTCGGCGTGCTGGCCCGCGAGCGCGAGATCCGCGCCCTGCAGGCGCAGGTCGAGCAATGGCATGCCTTGATCGAGGATGCCGGCAGCCGGCTGGATGCCTTGCGCGTGCAGGCGGCGCAGGTCGAGCGGGCGCGCGACGAGGTCCAGCGCGAGCTCTACCAGGCCCATCGCCGCCAGTCCGAGCTGGCCGGCCAATGGCAGGGACAGCGCGGCAAGGTCGAGACCGCACGCGCGCGCGCCGCCCGCATCGCCGAGGAACTTTCCACCCTGCAGACGCAGGCCGAGGACTGGCAGGCCCAGGCGCGCGAGGCGCGCGCCCGGCTGGACACCTTCATCCAGCGCATGGGCGATCTCGAGGACGAGCGGCGCGAACTCGAAAACGAGCGCCGCCAACTACTCGAGATCCGCGAAGAGGCGCGCATGAACGCCCGCGAGGTCGCCGACCAGGCCCGTGCCCTGGCCCTGACGCTGGAGTCGCGCCGCACCGCGCTCGCCGCGCTGACGCAGTCGCTCGAACGCATGCAGGCGCAGCTGCGTCAGCTGGATGCCCGTCGCCAGGACTATGCCGAGCAACTCGCCGCCGGCACCGACCCGCTCGCCGAGCTGGACGCCCAGCGGCAGGCCTGTCTCGACCAGCGGCTGCTGGTCGATCGCCAGCTGGTCGAGGCCAGGCAGGCGCTCGAGACCTGCGATCAGGCCTTGCGCCGGCTCGAACAGCAACGCCATGCCGGTGAACAGGAACTCACCGCGCTGCGCGAGGGGCTGGCCGAGCAGCGGCTCGCGGCGCAGGCGCTGGCCATGCGCGCCGGCCAGCTCGCCGAGGCGATCCATGCCGCCGGTCTCGAGCCGCAGGCGCTGCTCGCCGACCTCGACGAAGACAGCGATCCGGCCCTCTGGCGCAGCCAGCTAGCCGAGCTGGCGCAGAAGATCGCCCGGCTCGAGCCGGTCAACCTGGCGGCGATCCAGGAGCATGCCGAGCAAAGCGAGCGCAAGACCTACCTCGATCATCAACTCGCCGACCTGGCCAGCGCGATGGAAACGCTGGAGGAGGCCATCCGCAAGATCGACCGCGAGACGCGCCAGCGCTTCAAGGAGACCTTCGACAAGGTCAACGCCGGCATCCAGGCACTCTTCCCGCGCCTGTTCGGCGGCGGCCACGCCTATCTCGAACTCACCGGTGACGACCTGCTCGATACTGGCGTGTCGATCATGGCGCGTCCGCCGGGCAAGCGGCCGTCCAATATCTCCCTGCTGTCCGGCGGCGAGAAGGCGCTCACCGCGGTGGCGCTGGTGTTTGCCATCTTCCAGCTCAACCCGGCGCCGTTCTGCCTGCTCGACGAGGTCGACGCACCGCTGGACGAGGCCAACGTCGGCCGCTTCTCGGCGATGGTGCGGGAGATGAGCGAAAAGGTGCAGTTCATCTTCGTCACCCACAACAAGGCCACCATGGAGGCCGCCAGCCAGCTCTGCGGCGTTACCATGCGCGAACCGGGCGTCTCGCGCCTGGTGCAGGTCGATCTCGCCGAAGCGGCCAAACTGGCCGGCGCCGCCTGA
- the zipA gene encoding cell division protein ZipA: protein MTVMSPLALAWNPAVGVPMLVAGIIVLVLIWLFGQPRNAQGRRRVQNDTPGERREPSLGGSLADDPVFEDLDRDRAPTASAAARDAGGAGLREELEKLGASLAGQRTPSLLEPSSQAIVDALRAPAVAPQPAAAPSSPSPAPQETPTPPAAARPAPAPERPPARSSVGRRPSEWPVERIVTLFVMARDGQRFQGADLIVAAEKAGLEFGDMAIFHRLVDGKREQGPLFSVANMLKPGSFDLTRLESLSTPGLSFFMTLPGPLPALDAWDAMLPTAQRMAELLDGQVLDDERNALGRQRIAHIRDELRLWDRHHEGLPITFGR from the coding sequence ATGACCGTCATGTCCCCGCTTGCCCTCGCCTGGAACCCCGCCGTCGGCGTGCCCATGCTCGTCGCCGGCATCATCGTGCTGGTGTTGATCTGGCTCTTCGGCCAGCCGCGCAACGCGCAAGGCCGCCGCCGCGTCCAGAACGACACGCCCGGCGAGCGTCGCGAGCCGAGCCTGGGCGGCAGCCTCGCCGACGATCCGGTGTTCGAGGATCTCGACCGCGATCGCGCGCCCACGGCCTCCGCCGCCGCACGCGATGCCGGCGGCGCCGGCCTGCGCGAGGAGCTGGAAAAACTCGGCGCCTCGCTCGCCGGACAGCGCACACCATCCCTGCTCGAACCGAGCAGCCAGGCCATCGTCGACGCCCTGCGTGCGCCGGCCGTCGCGCCACAGCCTGCTGCGGCGCCGTCGTCGCCATCACCGGCGCCGCAGGAAACGCCGACCCCGCCCGCCGCCGCCCGGCCCGCCCCGGCGCCCGAGCGTCCGCCCGCACGCTCGAGCGTGGGCCGGCGGCCGAGCGAATGGCCGGTCGAGCGCATCGTCACCCTGTTCGTGATGGCCCGCGACGGCCAGCGCTTCCAGGGCGCCGACCTGATCGTCGCGGCGGAAAAGGCCGGGCTCGAATTCGGCGACATGGCGATTTTCCATCGTCTGGTCGACGGCAAGCGCGAGCAGGGGCCGTTGTTCAGCGTGGCCAACATGCTCAAGCCGGGCAGCTTCGACCTGACCCGTCTGGAGAGCCTGAGCACGCCGGGGCTGAGCTTCTTCATGACCTTGCCGGGGCCGCTGCCGGCGCTGGACGCATGGGACGCCATGTTGCCCACCGCGCAGCGCATGGCCGAATTGCTCGACGGTCAGGTGCTGGACGACGAGCGCAATGCGCTTGGGCGCCAGCGCATCGCCCACATCCGCGACGAGCTTCGACTGTGGGACCGACACCACGAAGGACTGCCGATCACTTTCGGCCGTTGA
- a CDS encoding ribose-phosphate diphosphokinase — protein MKRRIHALPGNQALAEDLARHGGWPWTTVQVRRFPDEESLVTVTPPEKGEEAVLVCTLDRPDPKLLPLLLAAGTLRELGAARVVLVAPYLAYLRQDARFHPGEAVAAGIFGRLLDGLFDAVLTVDPHLHRLRTLAEAGLSRGRVVHVAADLAAWIAAHVAHPLILGPDAESAQWVHEVAARIDAPGAVASKVRHGDRAVTVTLPDLSAWRGRTPVLLDDIIASGHTMAEAARALRAAGWPTPICVAVHGVLAEGALDLLRSADVARVVTTDSIAQHTARIRLAGALATALDA, from the coding sequence ATGAAACGGCGCATCCATGCCCTGCCCGGCAACCAAGCGCTTGCCGAAGACCTCGCCAGACACGGCGGCTGGCCGTGGACGACGGTCCAGGTGCGCCGCTTCCCGGACGAAGAAAGCCTCGTCACCGTGACGCCGCCCGAGAAGGGCGAGGAAGCCGTGCTGGTCTGCACCCTGGACCGGCCGGATCCAAAGCTGCTGCCCCTGCTGCTGGCCGCGGGGACGCTGCGCGAGCTGGGCGCGGCACGGGTGGTGCTCGTCGCGCCCTATCTGGCCTATCTGCGGCAGGATGCGCGTTTCCATCCCGGCGAGGCGGTCGCCGCGGGGATCTTCGGTCGCCTGCTCGACGGCCTTTTCGATGCCGTGCTGACGGTCGACCCGCATTTGCATCGTCTGCGCACGCTGGCCGAGGCGGGGTTGTCGCGCGGGCGCGTGGTGCATGTCGCCGCCGACCTCGCGGCATGGATCGCGGCCCACGTCGCCCACCCGCTCATCCTCGGACCGGATGCCGAAAGCGCGCAGTGGGTGCATGAAGTGGCCGCACGGATCGACGCGCCCGGGGCGGTCGCCAGCAAGGTCCGGCATGGCGACCGCGCGGTGACGGTCACCCTGCCCGATCTCTCCGCCTGGCGCGGACGCACGCCGGTGCTGCTGGACGACATCATCGCCAGCGGGCACACCATGGCCGAGGCGGCGCGCGCCCTGCGTGCCGCCGGCTGGCCGACGCCGATATGCGTGGCCGTGCACGGCGTGCTGGCCGAAGGCGCGCTCGATCTGCTGCGATCGGCCGACGTGGCGAGGGTAGTCACCACCGACAGCATCGCCCAGCACACGGCCCGCATCCGGCTGGCCGGCGCGCTGGCCACCGCGCTCGATGCCTGA
- a CDS encoding zinc-dependent alcohol dehydrogenase family protein, protein MRAMVLKAPGRPLVLDERPDPQPGPGEIRIRVEACGVCRTDLHLVDGELPQARLPVVPGHEVVGVVDALGDGVRSPALGDRVGIPWLGGACGVCEYCRRGEENLCDAPDFTGCTRDGGFATHAVARAAFCLPLPREPYPDAVAAAPLLCAGLIGGRTLSMAGDGRNIGLYGFGAAAHILAQVLVHQGRWVFAFTSPGDVEAQAFARSLGAVWAGDSTVLPPEPLDAALIFAPVGALVPQALRAVRKGGKVVCGGIHMSDIPSFPYRWLWEERQLRSVANLTRADGHAFLQLAAQAHVVTHVRRYRLEKANQALDDLRHGRLEGAAVLVP, encoded by the coding sequence ATGCGCGCGATGGTGTTGAAGGCCCCAGGCCGCCCCCTGGTCCTGGATGAGCGCCCCGATCCACAGCCCGGTCCCGGCGAGATCCGCATCCGGGTCGAGGCCTGCGGTGTCTGCCGTACCGACCTGCATCTGGTCGACGGCGAGTTGCCGCAGGCGCGGCTTCCGGTGGTGCCGGGGCATGAGGTGGTGGGGGTGGTCGATGCGCTGGGTGACGGCGTGCGCTCGCCGGCGCTGGGCGATCGGGTCGGCATTCCCTGGCTGGGCGGCGCCTGCGGGGTGTGCGAGTACTGCCGTCGCGGCGAGGAAAATCTCTGCGACGCGCCCGACTTCACCGGCTGCACGCGCGATGGCGGCTTTGCCACGCATGCGGTGGCGCGTGCCGCGTTCTGTCTGCCACTGCCCCGCGAGCCTTATCCGGATGCCGTCGCCGCCGCGCCGCTCCTGTGTGCGGGGCTGATCGGCGGCCGCACGCTGAGCATGGCCGGCGACGGCCGGAACATCGGCCTGTATGGCTTCGGCGCCGCGGCGCACATCCTGGCCCAGGTACTCGTGCACCAGGGTCGGTGGGTGTTTGCCTTTACCAGCCCCGGTGACGTCGAGGCACAGGCCTTCGCACGCTCGCTGGGCGCGGTCTGGGCTGGCGATTCGACCGTGCTGCCACCCGAGCCGCTGGATGCGGCACTGATCTTCGCGCCGGTCGGCGCGCTGGTGCCGCAGGCGCTGCGCGCGGTACGCAAGGGCGGCAAGGTGGTGTGCGGCGGCATCCACATGTCCGACATCCCGTCGTTTCCGTACCGCTGGCTGTGGGAGGAACGCCAACTGCGCTCGGTCGCCAACCTGACCCGCGCCGATGGCCATGCCTTCCTCCAGCTCGCCGCACAGGCGCACGTGGTCACCCATGTGCGGCGTTACCGGCTGGAAAAAGCCAATCAGGCACTGGACGACCTGCGCCACGGCCGGCTGGAAGGCGCGGCGGTGCTGGTGCCCTGA
- a CDS encoding replicative DNA helicase, which translates to MALVPERKGGHNAQIEALRVPPHSIEAEQAVLGGLMLAPDALDKVADRLTEHDFYRRDHRMIWRAINELANKGMPCDAVTLGDWFEANDLAELVGGAGYLIELANATPSAANIGAYADIVREKSVLRQLIDAGVAIAEDGYRPEGREVQEVLEAAEQRVFQIAESGARGRKDVVSVRDAVKDAFRILSERYENKGQLTGISTGFADLDELTSGLQPSDLIIVAARPSMGKTAFSLNIAETAALRGKKAVVVFSMEMSASQLAFRLISSIGRIHQQRLRNGDLAEEDWPRVTNAIAILSEAKIFIDDTPGLSPAELRSRARRLHREHGGLGLIVIDYLQLMQVPGNKENRATEISEISRSLKGLAKELNVPVIALSQLNRSLEQRADKRPMMSDLRESGAIEQDADVIMFIYRDEYYNKDSPDKGLAEIIVGKQRNGPTDTVKLTFLGHYTKFENYAPDSFVGAFE; encoded by the coding sequence ATGGCACTGGTTCCGGAACGCAAGGGCGGCCATAACGCCCAGATCGAGGCGCTGCGTGTGCCGCCGCACTCGATCGAAGCCGAGCAGGCGGTGCTCGGCGGCCTGATGCTGGCGCCTGACGCGCTGGACAAGGTCGCCGACCGGCTCACCGAGCACGATTTCTATCGTCGCGATCACCGCATGATCTGGCGCGCGATCAACGAGCTTGCCAACAAGGGCATGCCGTGCGATGCGGTGACGCTCGGCGACTGGTTCGAGGCCAACGACCTGGCCGAGCTGGTCGGCGGCGCCGGCTACCTGATCGAGCTGGCCAACGCGACGCCGAGTGCGGCCAACATCGGCGCCTATGCCGACATCGTGCGCGAGAAATCGGTGCTGCGGCAGTTGATCGATGCCGGCGTCGCGATCGCCGAGGACGGCTACCGCCCTGAAGGCCGCGAAGTGCAGGAGGTGCTGGAGGCGGCCGAGCAGCGCGTGTTCCAGATCGCCGAATCGGGCGCCCGCGGCCGCAAGGACGTGGTTTCGGTACGCGACGCGGTCAAGGACGCCTTCCGCATCCTCTCCGAGCGTTACGAGAACAAGGGCCAGCTCACCGGCATTTCCACCGGGTTTGCCGACCTCGACGAACTCACCTCGGGCCTGCAGCCTTCCGATCTCATCATCGTCGCGGCACGTCCGTCGATGGGCAAGACCGCGTTTTCGCTCAACATCGCCGAGACCGCGGCGCTGCGCGGCAAGAAGGCGGTGGTGGTGTTCTCCATGGAGATGTCCGCCTCGCAGCTCGCCTTTCGGCTGATCTCCTCGATCGGGCGCATCCATCAGCAGCGCCTGCGCAACGGCGACCTGGCCGAGGAGGACTGGCCGCGCGTCACCAATGCGATCGCCATCCTTTCCGAAGCCAAGATCTTCATCGACGACACGCCCGGACTTTCACCGGCGGAGCTGCGCTCGCGCGCGCGGCGCCTGCACCGCGAACACGGCGGGCTCGGACTGATCGTGATCGACTACCTGCAACTGATGCAGGTGCCCGGCAACAAGGAAAACCGCGCCACCGAGATCTCGGAGATCTCGCGTTCGCTTAAAGGGCTGGCCAAGGAACTCAACGTGCCGGTGATCGCCCTTTCCCAGCTCAACCGTTCACTGGAACAGCGCGCGGACAAGCGGCCGATGATGTCGGACCTGCGCGAATCGGGCGCGATCGAGCAGGACGCCGACGTGATCATGTTCATCTACCGCGACGAGTACTACAACAAGGATTCGCCGGACAAGGGCCTGGCCGAGATCATCGTCGGCAAGCAGCGCAACGGGCCTACCGACACCGTCAAGCTGACCTTCCTCGGCCATTACACCAAGTTCGAGAACTATGCGCCCGATTCCTTCGTGGGCGCCTTCGAATAG
- a CDS encoding DUF3309 family protein, translating to MSLLVLLVLLVILIGVLPTWPYSRGWGYYPSGGLGLVLVIVLVLLLLGVL from the coding sequence ATGAGCCTGCTCGTTCTGCTGGTGCTACTGGTGATACTGATTGGCGTGCTGCCGACCTGGCCTTATAGCCGCGGCTGGGGCTATTACCCGAGCGGGGGGCTTGGCTTGGTGTTGGTGATCGTGTTGGTGCTGCTGCTGTTGGGCGTGCTGTAG
- a CDS encoding UDP-2,3-diacylglucosamine diphosphatase produces the protein MSTLFVADLHLDAARPQITALFERFLAGPEARHAEALYILGDLFEAWIGDDDDAELPARVARATRALRESGVPIYFIHGNRDFLLGEAYAQRAGFELLEDATVHTIQGRPTLLMHGDALCTDDVAYQAVRRNVRTPAWKAQVLAMPLDARRAFAARAREDSRAHTGSTQESLMDVNAEAVAAAMRQAGVERLIHGHTHRPAIHHFALDGRPAERIVLGDWYEQGSLLALDADGVDLRTLRA, from the coding sequence ATGAGCACGCTGTTCGTCGCCGACCTACATCTGGATGCCGCCCGGCCGCAGATCACCGCGCTGTTCGAGCGTTTTCTGGCCGGGCCGGAGGCGCGCCATGCCGAGGCGCTGTACATCCTGGGCGACCTCTTCGAGGCCTGGATCGGCGACGACGACGATGCCGAACTGCCCGCGCGTGTCGCCCGTGCCACGCGTGCGCTGCGCGAGTCGGGCGTGCCGATCTACTTCATTCACGGCAACCGCGACTTCCTGCTCGGCGAGGCCTATGCGCAACGCGCCGGTTTCGAGCTGCTGGAAGACGCCACCGTGCACACGATCCAGGGCCGACCCACCCTGCTGATGCACGGCGATGCGCTATGCACCGACGATGTCGCCTACCAGGCGGTACGCCGGAACGTACGCACGCCGGCATGGAAGGCACAGGTGCTCGCCATGCCCCTCGACGCCCGGCGCGCGTTCGCCGCCCGGGCGCGCGAGGACAGCCGCGCCCACACCGGCAGCACCCAGGAAAGCCTGATGGACGTCAACGCCGAGGCCGTGGCGGCGGCCATGCGCCAGGCGGGTGTCGAGCGGCTGATCCACGGCCATACCCATCGTCCGGCGATCCATCACTTCGCGCTGGACGGCCGTCCGGCCGAGCGCATCGTGCTCGGTGACTGGTACGAACAGGGCTCGCTGCTCGCCTTGGACGCCGACGGCGTCGACCTGCGCACGCTGCGGGCGTAG
- a CDS encoding peptidylprolyl isomerase produces MKAFLHRLLPLLFALTLPFASAAQTAPGASAPAHPQVLLRTSMGDITLELYPDKAPKSVANFLQYVRSGFYNGTVFHRVIPGYLVQGGLYTRELQPKRTRSPVPNEADNGLSNLRGTVAVARGSDPNSGTAQFFINLVDNRRLDYAGNQSSLTWGYAVFGRVVKGMDVVDKIAALPTRGLGPFVNDVPDPLVVIESASVVGETAPAPASSVAAAPTTPKTAAPAARARHP; encoded by the coding sequence ATGAAAGCCTTCCTGCACCGTCTTCTGCCGCTCCTGTTCGCGCTGACCCTGCCCTTCGCGTCGGCCGCCCAGACCGCGCCGGGCGCGTCGGCGCCGGCGCATCCGCAGGTGCTTTTGCGCACCAGCATGGGCGACATCACGCTGGAGCTCTATCCGGACAAGGCGCCCAAGAGCGTGGCCAACTTCCTGCAGTACGTGCGCAGCGGTTTCTACAACGGCACCGTGTTTCACCGCGTCATTCCGGGCTACCTGGTGCAGGGCGGGCTGTACACGCGCGAACTGCAGCCCAAGCGCACGCGTTCCCCGGTACCGAACGAGGCCGACAACGGGCTTTCCAACCTGCGCGGCACGGTGGCGGTGGCACGCGGCAGCGACCCCAATTCCGGCACCGCGCAGTTCTTCATCAATCTGGTCGACAACCGCCGCCTGGACTACGCCGGCAACCAGAGCAGCCTGACCTGGGGCTATGCCGTGTTCGGCCGGGTGGTCAAGGGCATGGACGTGGTCGACAAGATCGCCGCGCTGCCCACCCGCGGTCTCGGCCCCTTCGTCAACGACGTGCCCGATCCGCTGGTGGTGATCGAAAGCGCCAGCGTGGTCGGTGAAACCGCACCCGCGCCGGCGAGCTCCGTCGCCGCCGCGCCGACGACGCCCAAGACGGCGGCGCCCGCAGCGCGTGCCCGGCACCCATGA